One Nocardia farcinica genomic region harbors:
- a CDS encoding peptide synthetase: protein MTYRRRITPTERLYLAAREVAPPFLMHLVVHGSGAIDPARLQRAVDLASAANPGARLVRDGAHWIDSGVAARVRVVAEHTLTYPELEADPVLGSPIEPTADRTCEVLLLTADPVTVVFRVFHGVMDGMGARLWVDDVFRALRGEDPLGAPDPVADADLVARLGAQGTPTRLLPVHRSAAGHGRQDPARRALLRHRTVAAGGKGVVARIAAALADAAGRPSRIMIPVDLRRHDPRLRSTANLALPLFVDVAPGDGGQRVSAAMRAGLAARRELAEMDNGGLTAFPPAVVRGALRAGNLLGARTGRNLVSATVSHMGTVDLAALTAPGFTPTTMRILPQHSGIMPLLFGILETPAGLEITVSCRNGAGVEARLEALLDRIAAALEGDHTGAGTGH, encoded by the coding sequence TTGACCTACCGCCGTCGCATCACGCCCACCGAACGTCTCTACCTCGCGGCCAGGGAGGTGGCGCCGCCGTTCCTGATGCACCTGGTTGTGCACGGCAGCGGCGCGATCGACCCGGCGCGGCTGCAGCGGGCCGTCGACCTCGCCTCGGCCGCGAATCCCGGTGCGCGCCTGGTACGCGACGGCGCGCACTGGATCGACAGCGGCGTGGCGGCGCGGGTGCGCGTGGTCGCCGAGCACACGCTCACCTACCCGGAACTCGAGGCCGATCCGGTCCTCGGCAGCCCGATCGAACCCACCGCCGACCGCACCTGCGAGGTTCTGCTGCTCACCGCCGATCCGGTGACCGTGGTGTTCCGCGTGTTCCACGGGGTGATGGACGGGATGGGCGCGCGACTGTGGGTCGACGACGTCTTCCGGGCGTTGCGCGGCGAGGACCCGCTCGGCGCGCCCGACCCGGTCGCGGACGCCGACCTCGTCGCCCGGCTCGGCGCGCAGGGCACGCCCACCCGGCTGCTGCCCGTGCATCGCAGCGCCGCGGGTCACGGACGCCAGGACCCGGCGCGCCGCGCGCTGCTGCGGCACCGGACCGTCGCCGCGGGCGGCAAGGGCGTGGTCGCGCGGATCGCCGCCGCGCTCGCCGACGCCGCGGGCAGGCCGTCGCGGATCATGATCCCGGTCGATCTGCGCAGACACGATCCGCGGCTGCGCTCCACCGCCAACCTCGCCCTGCCACTGTTCGTCGACGTCGCGCCGGGTGACGGCGGGCAGCGGGTGAGCGCGGCCATGCGGGCCGGGCTGGCCGCCCGCCGCGAGCTGGCCGAGATGGACAACGGCGGGCTCACCGCCTTCCCACCGGCGGTGGTGCGTGGCGCCCTGCGGGCGGGCAACCTGCTCGGTGCCCGCACCGGACGGAACCTGGTGTCGGCCACGGTCTCCCACATGGGCACCGTCGACCTCGCCGCGCTCACCGCACCCGGCTTCACGCCGACCACGATGCGGATTCTCCCCCAGCACAGCGGGATCATGCCGCTGCTGTTCGGCATCCTGGAGACCCCGGCCGGGCTGGAGATCACCGTCTCCTGCCGCAACGGCGCCGGAGTCGAAGCGCGCCTGGAGGCGCTGCTCGACCGGATCGCCGCCGCCCTCGAAGGCGACCACACCGGGGCCGGCACCGGGCACTGA
- a CDS encoding NAD-dependent epimerase/dehydratase family protein gives MKVLVTGASGFLGGALVRRLVRSGAHEVTVLARPASDLGGLGDALARVRVARGDLTDPASLAAAVVGAEVVVHSAARVDERGTRAQFERENVHGTEALLAAARAAGVTRFVFVSSPSALMDRDGGDQLDIDESVPYPRRYLNHYCATKAAAERLVLAANAPGFTTCALRPRAIWGAGDRSGPIVRLLTRTAQGRLPDLSGGRDVYASLCHVDNIVDACVKAMTADTVGGRAYFVADAERTNVWRFLAEVAERLGYRPPTRRPDPRVLRAAVTVIEALWRIPPIAARWSPPLSRYVVALMTRSATYDTSAAARDLGYRPIVDRDTGLTAFLDWLAAEGGVEAVTRHVR, from the coding sequence ATGAAGGTGCTCGTGACCGGTGCGTCGGGCTTCCTCGGCGGTGCGCTGGTGCGCAGGCTGGTGCGGTCCGGGGCCCACGAGGTGACGGTGCTGGCCCGCCCCGCCAGCGATCTCGGCGGCCTCGGTGACGCGCTGGCCCGGGTGCGGGTGGCCCGTGGCGATCTCACCGACCCGGCCTCACTCGCGGCGGCGGTGGTGGGCGCCGAGGTCGTCGTGCACAGCGCGGCGCGGGTGGACGAACGCGGCACCCGCGCGCAATTCGAGCGGGAGAACGTGCACGGCACCGAGGCCCTGCTCGCCGCGGCCCGCGCGGCGGGCGTGACACGGTTCGTCTTCGTCTCCAGCCCGAGCGCCCTGATGGATCGCGACGGCGGCGACCAGCTCGACATCGACGAATCGGTGCCCTACCCCCGCCGCTACCTCAACCACTATTGCGCGACCAAGGCCGCCGCCGAACGCCTGGTGCTGGCCGCGAACGCGCCCGGCTTCACCACCTGCGCGCTGCGGCCACGGGCGATCTGGGGTGCGGGTGACCGGTCCGGGCCGATCGTGCGCCTGCTGACTCGTACCGCCCAGGGACGCCTGCCCGACCTCTCCGGCGGCCGCGACGTCTACGCCTCGCTGTGCCACGTGGACAACATCGTCGACGCCTGCGTCAAGGCGATGACCGCCGACACCGTCGGCGGCAGAGCCTATTTCGTGGCCGATGCGGAGCGGACGAACGTGTGGCGGTTCCTCGCCGAGGTGGCCGAACGGCTGGGCTACCGGCCACCCACCCGCCGCCCGGACCCGCGGGTGCTGCGCGCGGCGGTGACGGTGATCGAGGCGCTGTGGCGGATCCCGCCGATCGCCGCACGCTGGTCGCCGCCGCTGTCGCGCTATGTCGTCGCGCTGATGACCCGTTCGGCCACCTACGACACCTCGGCCGCCGCCCGCGACCTCGGCTACCGGCCGATCGTCGACCGGGACACCGGCTTGACCGCGTTCCTCGACTGGCTGGCCGCCGAAGGCGGCGTCGAGGCCGTCACCCGCCACGTCCGCTGA